From Sodalis glossinidius str. 'morsitans', the proteins below share one genomic window:
- a CDS encoding transposase, which translates to MAKQKFKITNWSTYNKALKQRGALTIWLDESAIVAWTEKTTSERRGRPLHYADMAIEIICADLSLSGTTDAQALPVLINQTHRKIREASADGAYDTRYCHDALLRKKIRPFISPRGGAQYWPDRYHERNYAVANQRLSGSNDVWKKQVGYHRRSVAETAIFRFKTLMGDHLSLRDYDAQVGEAMEMVKALNKMTLLGMPNSIRIASQSIC; encoded by the coding sequence ATGGCAAAGCAAAAGTTTAAAATAACCAACTGGTCCACTTACAACAAAGCTCTCAAGCAGCGCGGGGCTCTGACGATATGGCTGGATGAGTCGGCAATTGTTGCATGGACGGAAAAAACAACGTCTGAACGGCGTGGCCGGCCGCTTCACTACGCAGATATGGCTATCGAGATTATCTGTGCTGACTTATCGCTCAGCGGTACGACGGATGCTCAGGCCCTACCAGTTCTGATAAACCAGACCCACCGGAAAATCAGAGAAGCGTCGGCTGATGGCGCTTACGATACCCGCTACTGTCATGATGCTCTGCTGAGGAAGAAAATAAGGCCTTTTATTTCTCCACGAGGTGGGGCGCAATATTGGCCAGACCGATACCATGAGCGTAACTACGCCGTTGCGAATCAGCGTCTAAGCGGCAGTAACGATGTATGGAAAAAGCAAGTGGGCTATCATCGACGTTCAGTGGCTGAAACAGCTATATTCCGGTTCAAAACGCTTATGGGCGATCATCTAAGTCTGCGTGACTATGATGCGCAGGTAGGTGAGGCAATGGAGATGGTCAAAGCGCTTAACAAAATGACGCTGTTAGGAATGCCG